The following coding sequences lie in one Acropora palmata chromosome 3, jaAcrPala1.3, whole genome shotgun sequence genomic window:
- the LOC141876542 gene encoding uncharacterized protein LOC141876542: MRNRFKPNLNNSRAGLNSTSLSNKSSESTSDLTANLEAQNSLPKDGQEGSSTERTVTAEGDHDNPVTPTPSSAPASARLRRSRIKPTVVPVARTRAKAVKNRPQQGSEDGKETGLSDAQECTVSGKEDQHLDDDLQGSEECKSTVETSRCSSLKERNQENNVPCVPSLPVKDADQLSQAGVQEPIKKQSPSVNDKTNSENVTTLASGSVGPPSLLRRKRVLPNLGSASRRRHSSVSKENVERTFDVPEVHNEEVVAAENELGDVMPFDSSGNRSKEPLSLLQEEKSTEAFLPPTCTVVSDINSSKVDSVQEEEDIVVKRKGVKRKRSGRSHKLKEPTDPSQMTMEHLIYYNPKTNPMTSNLTGKRKKVGRSKNYIGNEDEEEQDVSMGNGNSSVSGSPTSVTQPTDNKETSNAEDDADDSAVAPRVKLDADGNIILDEESLLIPKETDKVVESSEVVYEDADQVTYGTYLKRGKVRRWSLEETQTFYKALSQVGTDFGLMLPLFPCRKRRELKAKFKKEEKVHRDLVEKALCVRNPIEVELFTPKVEGEEIDDDLETTDNISAAQQGDSCTQQNDLGIGET, encoded by the exons ATGCGAAACCGATTCAAACCAAACTTGAACAATTCTCGAGCCGGTCTTAACAGTACTTCCTTGTCAAATAAAAGCTCTGAGAGCACGAGCGATCTAACAGCAAATTTGGAGGCACAAAATTCTTTGCCGAAAGATGGACAGG AGGGGTCAAGTACTGAAAGAACAGTAACAGCAGAAGGAGATCATGACAATCCTGTCACGCCAACCCCATCATCGGCACCAGCGTCTGCGCGGTTGAGGCGTTCACGTATTAAGCCGACAGTTGTCCCTGTGGCTCGTACACGAGCTAAAGCAGTGAAAAATAGACCTCAACAAGGCTCTGAAGATGGAAAGGAGACTGGTTTATCTGATGCACAAGAATGTACAGTCTCTGGTAAAGAGGATCAGCATTTAGACGATGACCTGCAAGGCAGTGAAG AATGTAAAAGCACTGTAGAGACTTCAAGATGTTCTTCTCTAAAGGAGAGaaaccaagaaaacaatgtcCCTTGTGTACCAAGTCTACCTGTTAAAGACGCTGATCAGTTATCGCAAGCTGGAGTGCAAGAGCCAATAAAAAAACAGTCGCCGTCAgtaaatgataaaacaaactCTGAAAATGTAACGACGCTTGCCAGTGGCAGTGTTGGACCTCCTTCTTTGCTGCGTCGCAAACGGGTCCTACCTAATTTGGGGTCAGCATCTCGAAGGCGACATTCATCTGTATCTAAGGAAAACGTTGAAAGGACTTTTGATGTGCCAGAAGTGCATAACGAGGAAGTAGTTGCAGCGGAGAATGAGTTGGGTGATGTTATG CCCTTTGACAGTAGTGGCAACAGAAGCAAAGAACCACTCAGTTTGTTGCAAGAAGAGAAATCTACCGAAGCTTTCCTACCACCCACATGTACTGTGGTCTCAGATATTAACAGCAGCAAAGTTGACAGTGTTCAAGAGGAAGAAGACATTGTTGTTAAAAGAAAG GGTGTAAAAAGAAAGCGAAGTGGCAGAAGTCATAAACTAAAAGAACCCACTGACCCAAGTCAAATGACCATGGAACACTTGATTTACTATAATCCCAAGACCAACCCCATGAC GTCAAATTTGAcaggaaagagaaagaagGTTGGAAGAAGCAAAAATTACATTGGCAATGA AGATGAGGAAGAACAAGATGTGAGCATGGGGAACGGTAATTCTTCAGTATCTGGATCTCCAACAAGTGTGACTCAACCAACAGACAACAAAGAGACAAGCAATGCAGAAGATGATGCAGATGATTCAGCAGTTGCACCTCGTGTGAAGCTTGATGCTGATGGAAATATCATTTTAGATGAAGAAAG CCTTCTTATCCCTAAAGAAACAGACAAAGTTGTTGAGAGTAG TGAAGTTGTTTATGAAGATGCAGACCAAGTTACTTATGGTACTTACCTAAAACGTGGGAAAGTCAGACGGTGGTCTCTTGAAG AGACTCAAACATTCTACAAGGCATTGAGTCAAGTGGGAACAGATTTTGGCCTGATGTTGCCACTCTTTCCCTGCAGAAAAAGACGGGAACTAAAG gCTAAGTttaaaaaggaagagaagGTACACAGAGATCTTGTGGAAAAAGCCCTCT
- the LOC141876341 gene encoding beta-1,4-N-acetylgalactosaminyltransferase 3-like has product MALQRFHRLRRLQRYFKVLLIVLSAFSISFFLLFTFSKLQQNVSVNNGVHLFYDTTEILNTSESIVAVSTLDGSLNVYIWRKLCGQKVENLEKFPFFPRHPDEEKFTDVLLIEDHTADYGQRIFGFIHPPRSDSYLFGIASDDSSELWLSPSEDPRDKQLIARVFDEKSIAWTKMDELDKYSDQVSKTAIKLERGKKYYIEVLHKQIEGAGFVQVFWRKSDDLNFNVISADHLSTYRKAPAVARKEAIPTVLSKRFQNSLQIKSANGTKHDYFKFYSLPFIPIAKFLPSCDYKTTPQKVRRFQGIKLVIDSLVFPEDDTTMGLDDADIWTRPNLKADKDLIDFVVDKIMSSIERLNSKYYLKRIHQVKQKPDLLYGDRYLVDLELGIKHKKGSYRFSEHVYQQKGSSRLCSPKGLTWNKAATVYFILPVKEQGEWVYHFVNEITAASLLTKDENFHVIVVDFESQDISISQAFDTDLLRNRHTIINMTGKFYKTLALNKAVEHIPSEHDLLFLFDLHIDVPADIMDSIRKNTIEGHIVFCPQVGRLNCGSSPIDREGYWELEGYGLVGVYKSDWIRFGGMNTEEYKHKWGGEDWDLLDRMINMSLEVERIKYPGLYHHYHTKPKNWG; this is encoded by the exons ATGGCCCTGCAGAGGTTTCATCGATTACGAAGACTTCAAAGATACTTTAAGGTTCTTTTGATAGTGCTATCTGCCTTCTCTATCTCATTTTTCCTGCTCTTCACGTTTTCTAAATTGCAACAAAATGTTAGCGTCAACAATGGAGTTCATTTGTTTTACGACACAACTGAGATATTGAACACTAGCGAGTCCATTGTTGCCGTTTCAACTTTGGACGGTTCCCTCAATGTATATATCTGGCGAAAGTTGTGTGGGCAGAAGGTGGAAAACTTAGAGAAATTTCCGTTCTTTCCTCGGCATCCGGATGAGGAGAAATTCACCGACGTGCTTCTTATCGAAGACCACACAGCAGACTATGGACAAAGAATATTTGGCTTCATTCACCCACCGCGAAGCGATTCTTACCTTTTTGGAATCGCTTCGGATGATTCGTCTGAATTATGGCTTAGCCCAAGCGAAGACCCAAGGGATAAACAACTTATTGCACgtgtttttgatgaaaaatctATCGCGTGGACGAAAATGGACGAACTAGATAAATACAGCGATCAAGTATCGAAAACAGCAATTAAACTAGAGCGCGGAAAGAAATATTATATCGAGGTATTACATAAACAGATTGAGGGCGCTGgatttgttcaagttttttgGAGGAAAAGCGACGATTTGAATTTCAATGTGATATCAGCGGATCACCTCTCGACCTATAGAAAAGCTCCTGCTGTAGCTAGAAAGGAGGCTATCCCAACTGTGCTTTCCAAGAGGTTCCAAAACAGCTTACAAATCAAATCAGCTAATGGAACAAAACACGATTACTTCAAGTTTTATTCTTTGCCGTTTATTCCTATTGCGAAATTTCTACCTTCTTGTGATTACAAGACCACGCCTCAAAAAGTTAGGCGATTTCAAGGAATAAAGTTGGTGATAGATTCTCTCGTTTTCCCCGAAGACGATACAACTATGGGGCTCGATGATGCCGATATTTGGACAAGACCAAACCTCAAAGCGGACAAAGACTTAATTGACTTCGTTGTGGATAAAATTATGTCTTCTATCGAGCGTCTAAATTCCAA ATATTATTTGAAGAGAATCCACCAGGTTAAACAAAAGCCAGACCTGTTATATGGAGACCGTTACTTAGTTGATTTGGAACTCGGCATAAAACACAAGAAAGGTTCCTACCGATTCAGTGAGCATGTGTATCAGCAGAAAGGCAGTTCAAGATTGTGTTCCCCAAAAGGCTTGACATGGAACAAAGCTGCTACTGTTTACTTCATTTTGCCTGTCAAGGAGCAAGGCGAATGGGTTTATCATTTCGTCAATGAAATTACAGCGGCTAGCTTACTGACCAAGGATGAAAACTTTCATGTCATTGTGGTGGATTTTGAAAGTCAGGACATCAGTATCAGCCAGGCATTTGATACAGATCTTCTCCGAAACAGACACACTATAATAAATATGACAGGGAAGTTTTACAAGACGTTGGCTTTAAACAAGGCTGTTGAGCATATACCAAGTGAACATGATTTGTTATTTCTCTTTGACCTTCACATTGATGTCCCAGCTGATATCATGGACAGTATTAGAAAG AATACAATCGAAGGACACATTGTCTTCTGTCCACAAGTGGGCCGGCTGAATTGTGGAAGTTCACCAATTGATCGGGAGGGTTATTGGGAATTAGAGGGCTATGGACTTGTGGGTGTCTATAAGTCAGACTGGATACGTTTTGGTG GAATGAATACAGAGGAATATAAACACAAATGGGGCGGAGAGGACTGGGACTTGCTGGATCGCATGATCAATATGTCACTGGAAGTGGAGCGAATCAAGTATCCGGGCctttatcatcattatcacacCAAACCGAAAAACTGGGGCTGA